The DNA segment TGGTTTAGATAGAAGCTGCAGGTTGGATTACTGTACACTTGGTGGCCTCGGAATTCCGCCTGATATAAGTCTATATTGTGCAAATCCTCATGGACTCTGTTGAAAGGCTTATCAGTTTACGAAACTATCTCTGCAGATGACACTGTTAATGATGCATCATTTGGGGCCTGTGTAATTTAAATTACTCTGGTTTAAAAACAATTCCCAATGCATTTCATAGACAGGACTGATGCATATTTTTCGTTGGATGATGCCAATTCTTATGATATGCTACTAAAATAAATCACTATTGATTTATGCTTCGGCGCGTTCTGTACACATGTAAAGCCGTCACAGCGTATCTGATTTGGAGTAGATCTTATTTCAATCAGATCCAAATGCAAAGACAACACACATCAGTTTCAATGGCGAAAAGTCCACTTTAAACAGGGTTTACGTCAAGCTTTTATGTCCTCTGTACTTGGAATATAAAAGCCAATGGTCAGTTGGAAATAAATTCATAATTATAATAAGAAAAGAGAGACATTTCAGATGGGCATGTCAGTGGTTTTATTTGATGAGTGACATAAAACATCCgtatttttcatatttttcatGTCTTGAGTATTTCGACACTGTCTGTCATCAGAAAATATTCATGTTGTAAGCCAAAGACTGGGTGTTCATTTACAACCCAGTACGGGGAATGGAGGGAACACTCAAATATATTTGGCTGTAGTACTACTGTCAGGAGAACACACTATTTCTGTTCATTGATTTATGTATTGATGGCAACTTACACACTAGTTGATCTACTCTGTTACACTCTGCATCACATACGAAGGAATGATTTTGTGGATGTGTTGATAAAGTCCACTATATTTCAGAAGACATTGATATAGTTTGCTTAACAAATTGATGATCAAGACAGTTGACTATACTGTATCACTAACTATTGATAATACATCAGATTATAACTATGTCAAACATTTCAGCTTGTATTTTAAGTGTAATGACTAATGATTGAAAAAGCCCTCTGGAGCAATAATGTTTGATGATAGCTAAGATTTCACACTTTACAGTTtgtcctagccactgtgcttctacatctgcatggcttgctctttggggttttaggctgggtatctgtaagcgctttgtgacaactgctggtGTAAAAAGCTCTTTATAAAATACaattgattgaggacctgcttATGCCCTGGGGACAGTGGTAGAATGGCCATATGGTGACACCAGTTTATAATGCTGCAACCACATCCAAACAGAAAACTCATTATCATTTACTGTTTATGACAAGGCATTTACCATTATAGTAAAAAGCATATGGATACATAATACAGAGTTTCCTTCATTTTGGATGAATGTAAAACATTTAGTAAGCAATTGTGTGTAGCATATTTTGCACAATGTATCAGAGAAATCAGTGATGATAAATATTCCCTGTTTTGTTTCCTCCTCCAGCCCCGTAGatgtcactcacacactcagccaAGGGGGGAAGTAGTTACAGTTGTCGTTGACTGTTTTCTTCTTCATGAGTTTTGGCTGTGTCCTCCATGGTGTCATTGTAGTGAAGTTGAATATCAAGAAAATAAGAACTAGCTCTTCTTAATCATGACTGGTTACACAGCAGACGAAAAGCTCCGCGTAGAGCAGATTTCAAACCTCAGGAGGAAATGGCTGAAGGACCAAGAGCTCAGTCCCAGAGAGCCGGTGCTGCCAAAGACAGCCCCCGGGCCGGTGGCAAAATTCTGGGCTGGCTTTCTGGAACCGAAGACCCTGTGGAGGCTTTACGTGAGTTCATCATTTTGCAATTTCATTCTAATATATCTCAACGAACAACGCTGTGTGAATTGGATTAGAATGACTAACTAGCTAGTATTTGTGATAGCTACGTgctatgtttttgttttgagaCGTCGGTGTTACTGTTTACTAGCTAGCCTAGCCAGTTGCatgggtcgtcactagttaccatagCCACATAGTTGCATGTTGACGCTCGTGACAGACTGGTTGACTAGTATTCTCATGCTTGGTGTGATGCCAGTCATCTGTGTCACAGCCAACCTGAATGTAACATAGCTACTGGCATCACGTCCCCTTTGTGTTGCTCTCTTTCCAGACCTACAAAGCCTACACTGGTGGAGTGTTCGCCTTGACCCGGTTGCTGATCCCTGCCTGGGTTGTGCATTATTACGTGAAGTATCATGTTGCTGTAAGTTCAGTCAATTCAACACCAACAATAATGTTGTCTTTTCATTCATGTAGTGATGTTGTTAGgaaaacctgttcctggagtgtaAGAGGATTTTGGCCCAACCAGACTCCACCTGGATTCTTCCAACCACTTCACAGGCCTAATTGGTTAAATTCATAACACCAGGCCTCCCAGCTCTAAATCAAACATGAAATGCCAGGCTGTGTCACTCAAAAATCAGCATTGCTAATGCTTTCCCCTGACCTACTACCAAGACAGACTGGTCTTGATTTAAAAGGCTGAGACCTAATGTTCAAGAGGACTGATAATGTGTTTGACCCTGGCTGTTCAAGGTTTATTGTGCTCCGATTTATGAAATGTTATTATACAGTAGTGGATTGCAGTTTTTAGCCCTGTGTGTTGTTGTTCATTCACTATACCTGCTCTATTAAAAGTTGTATCATGCATGTGTCATAGAAGAGTCTTCAATTCAATCTAAAACATTGACCTGTCCTGCTTGTGTGTTTGTCACAGAAAAAGCCCTATGGCATCGTGGAGCTGAAGCCCAGACTGTTCCCTGTAAGTACATCTTATGTGTTGTTATAGGAACatgattaagcctagtcctggatgtAAAAAGCACATACAATGAAGAATCTCTATTgtaagtgctttttagtccagacTACGATTAATCTGTGTCTGTGAACTGTCTCTTAGTGTTACAGTGGATTCActgcccactgggcaaaaacaggttgaaacatacattgtttccatgtcatttcaattgaaaaatgtaaatgtcaacaaGGAAAACTGATTGGTTTTGCAAAAGTCATTAACGTaagggaattttgtattttttttcacccaacttttaacctaaatgactgggtgacatttttggttgatttcacaaTGAATTCatattagttgacaactcaaccaaatgtaaatcaaaagtaGATGTTGAACTGCCATCTGTACCCAGTGGGTGggcagaagggttgggttaaatacggaagACACTTCAGTTGAACACACTTCAGTTGAACACACTTCAGTTGAACACACTTCAGTTGAACACACTTCAGTTGAACACACTTCAGTTGAACACACTTCAGTTGAACACACTTCAGTTGAACACACTTCAGTTGAACACACTTCAGTtgaacacatttcagttgaacgactgactaggtatccccctttccttttgtCTTGATGATTGGACAAGATGGCGCCGACCAGAGAGGGTCGCCTCACTTCTAGTTCTTAGGCAACTTtgcagtgttttgtttttttatgtattatttcttacattgttagcccagaaaatcttaagtgttattacttacagctgggaagaactactggatatcagacttagatgtgtgtattaggtagttgttggggaattgctagattacttgttagatattgctgcattgtcggaactagaagcacaagcatttcgctacattcgcattaacatctgctaaacatgtgtatatgTGACCAGTAAAATGTGATTTATTGCTTATAGATTTATTTACACATGCATGTGACACAATTGTGCACTTTGGCAGTTTACAGTAAAGAACTGAATTGCAGTGCAGCTTATATATAAACTGCACTGCAATTGTGGCCTACTACGGTaacacaaaatgtattttagcagatgctttttcccaaagcgacttagtcatgcgtgcatcAATTTTGCATATGCGCAGTCCTGGGAATCGAACGTTACAAtagtcatgctctaccaactgagctacaattGACCACCAAAGCCCTGGATTCCCAGACCGCTTTCCTAGACCTTGTAATGAAAGAGTAGGGACATCTAGCAACTGACTCTTTCATTATCTGTACATTTTCCCTGTCTGTGTTCAGGGCGACACCATCTTGGAGACGGGAGAGTTTGTTCCTGACCTCCCAGAGAGCCATGGTCACCACTGAAGAAGACACAGTTGAAAGAATTGCACAATGTCTTTTTGTCCCT comes from the Salmo trutta chromosome 4, fSalTru1.1, whole genome shotgun sequence genome and includes:
- the LOC115191698 gene encoding NADH dehydrogenase [ubiquinone] 1 beta subcomplex subunit 6, whose protein sequence is MTGYTADEKLRVEQISNLRRKWLKDQELSPREPVLPKTAPGPVAKFWAGFLEPKTLWRLYTYKAYTGGVFALTRLLIPAWVVHYYVKYHVAKKPYGIVELKPRLFPGDTILETGEFVPDLPESHGHH